Proteins encoded in a region of the Roseateles sp. SL47 genome:
- a CDS encoding Leu/Phe/Val dehydrogenase translates to MNALTDIARALAAGASDSLPTSLFGLPDQPPHEQVLLAADPQTGLRAILAVHSTARGPAFGGCRFWSYDNELAALNDALRLSQGMSLKNALANLPFGGGKAVIIKPAGHFDRPALFAAFGRAVQSLSGAYITAEDVGTTTADMTGMMATTQYVSGIPREGAFGGDPSPKTAYGVFVSIDEGVRRVMGSQSLEGVRVALQGLGAVGWHLADYLHKAGAKLVVADVNADKVSRAQAEFGATAVSVTDILAAEVDVVAPCALGAVLNSQSIPALRAQLIAGAANNQLATAADGDALQARGITYLPDYLVNAGGIISVAREYRGEGEETAVMNEVAQIRGRVAELLDRIKTSGQTPAREADAWARSLLVKPAAKA, encoded by the coding sequence ATGAACGCCCTCACCGACATTGCCCGAGCCCTTGCGGCCGGCGCCTCTGACTCCCTTCCCACCTCGCTCTTCGGCCTGCCCGACCAGCCCCCGCACGAGCAGGTGCTGCTGGCGGCGGACCCCCAAACGGGGCTGCGGGCCATTCTGGCTGTCCACAGCACGGCCCGTGGCCCGGCCTTTGGTGGTTGCCGCTTCTGGAGCTACGACAACGAACTGGCTGCGCTCAATGATGCGCTGCGCCTCTCGCAGGGCATGAGCCTGAAAAATGCGCTGGCCAACCTGCCGTTCGGTGGTGGCAAGGCCGTCATCATCAAGCCTGCGGGCCACTTCGACCGCCCGGCCCTGTTTGCTGCCTTTGGCCGTGCTGTGCAATCGCTCTCCGGTGCCTACATCACCGCTGAGGACGTGGGCACCACCACCGCCGACATGACCGGCATGATGGCCACCACCCAGTATGTGTCGGGCATCCCCCGTGAAGGCGCCTTCGGCGGCGACCCCAGCCCCAAGACCGCCTACGGTGTGTTTGTCTCCATCGACGAAGGTGTTCGCCGCGTCATGGGCAGCCAGTCGCTGGAAGGGGTCCGTGTGGCCTTGCAAGGCCTGGGCGCCGTGGGTTGGCACCTGGCTGACTATCTCCACAAGGCCGGCGCCAAGCTGGTGGTGGCGGACGTCAATGCCGACAAGGTCAGCCGCGCACAAGCCGAATTCGGCGCCACGGCTGTCAGCGTCACCGACATCCTGGCCGCTGAGGTTGACGTTGTTGCGCCCTGCGCCCTGGGCGCCGTGCTCAACAGCCAGTCCATCCCGGCCCTGCGCGCTCAACTGATTGCTGGTGCTGCCAACAACCAGCTGGCCACCGCCGCTGACGGCGACGCCCTGCAAGCGCGTGGCATCACCTACCTGCCGGACTACCTGGTCAACGCGGGGGGCATCATCAGCGTGGCCCGCGAATACCGTGGTGAAGGTGAAGAAACCGCCGTCATGAACGAAGTGGCCCAGATCCGCGGCCGCGTGGCGGAACTGCTGGACCGCATCAAGACCAGCGGCCAGACGCCCGCCCGCGAGGCGGATGCCTGGGCCCGCTCGCTGCT
- a CDS encoding 2OG-Fe dioxygenase family protein, whose protein sequence is MDMKHFPPPYSSAAQFEQQLSDLGHTVIAPESLTHWLHCQANDLRSLQGFWNDLPPDVYLRDGGHYRFRRHSSFVVDAQADPAVRLAPHRAHWQPLDYNALHGGIERMFEPMAPAAIDLPIWPRLLLGLASVADRLKGVRPWFVEAHQFRIDTAGGIGRPTPEGAHRDGVDLVAVFMLGRTGIKGGESRVFEADGPRGQRFTMMEPWTLLLLDDERVIHETTPIQPLDPHHAGHRDTLVVTLRADSFMGP, encoded by the coding sequence ATGGACATGAAGCATTTCCCGCCGCCCTACTCCAGCGCCGCCCAGTTTGAGCAACAACTCTCTGACCTGGGCCATACCGTCATTGCCCCGGAGAGCCTGACGCACTGGCTGCACTGCCAGGCCAATGACTTGAGGTCACTGCAGGGCTTCTGGAATGACCTGCCGCCGGACGTTTACCTCCGGGATGGTGGTCACTACCGCTTCCGTCGCCACTCCAGCTTTGTGGTGGACGCCCAGGCCGACCCGGCGGTGCGCCTGGCGCCGCACCGTGCGCACTGGCAGCCGCTGGACTACAACGCCTTGCACGGTGGCATTGAACGCATGTTCGAGCCCATGGCGCCTGCGGCCATAGACCTGCCCATCTGGCCGCGTCTGTTGCTGGGTCTGGCGAGCGTGGCCGACCGGCTCAAGGGTGTGCGGCCATGGTTTGTGGAAGCGCACCAATTCCGCATCGACACGGCGGGTGGCATTGGCCGCCCCACGCCGGAAGGTGCTCACCGTGATGGCGTCGACCTTGTCGCTGTCTTCATGCTGGGCCGCACTGGCATCAAGGGCGGCGAATCGAGGGTCTTTGAGGCCGATGGTCCGCGGGGCCAGCGCTTCACCATGATGGAGCCGTGGACCTTGCTGCTACTGGATGACGAACGTGTCATCCATGAGACCACGCCCATTCAGCCGCTGGACCCCCACCATGCTGGCCACCGTGACACCTTGGTGGTGACTTTGCGCGCCGACTCCTTCATGGGCCCGTGA
- a CDS encoding CDP-6-deoxy-delta-3,4-glucoseen reductase has product MSFQVTVLPSGRAYSVDADETLLAAAIRQGIGLPYGCKDGACGSCKSKLVEGNVTHGEHQSKALSAEEEAQGFILTCCARPHTDCTVEARTVPGAGEFPVLKLPSRVLAMDKPAPDVAVLKLQLPANQQLQYRAGQYVEFILRDGARRSYSMANAPSRLGTPPAIELHIRHMPGGKFTDHVFTALKEKDILRMEGPFGSFFLREDSDKPIVLLASGTGFAPIKAIIERLQDEGITRPVHLYWGARSKADLYLHDWAVQAAAAMPTLTYVPVLSEAKPDDAWTGRTGFVHQAVMADLPDLSRHQVYACGAPIMVESAQRDFSVQCGLPAEEFYADAFTSEADKHRA; this is encoded by the coding sequence ATGAGTTTCCAGGTCACCGTCCTGCCCAGCGGCCGCGCTTATTCCGTCGATGCTGACGAAACCTTGCTGGCTGCGGCCATCCGCCAGGGCATTGGTCTGCCTTATGGCTGCAAGGACGGCGCCTGCGGTTCCTGCAAGAGCAAGCTGGTGGAGGGGAACGTCACGCACGGCGAGCACCAGAGCAAGGCTTTATCCGCAGAGGAGGAAGCGCAGGGCTTCATCCTCACCTGCTGTGCCCGCCCGCACACCGACTGCACGGTGGAGGCCCGCACGGTGCCGGGTGCAGGCGAATTCCCGGTGCTGAAGTTGCCCAGCCGTGTGCTGGCCATGGACAAGCCGGCGCCGGACGTGGCGGTGCTCAAGCTGCAACTGCCTGCCAACCAGCAGTTGCAATATCGTGCCGGCCAGTATGTCGAATTCATCCTGCGTGATGGCGCGCGGCGCAGCTATTCCATGGCAAATGCACCCAGCCGCCTGGGCACGCCTCCGGCCATCGAACTGCACATCCGTCACATGCCTGGCGGCAAGTTCACCGACCACGTCTTCACCGCGTTGAAAGAAAAGGACATCCTGCGCATGGAAGGGCCGTTCGGCAGCTTCTTCCTGCGCGAGGACAGCGACAAGCCCATCGTGCTGCTCGCCTCTGGCACCGGCTTTGCGCCGATCAAGGCGATCATTGAGCGCCTGCAGGACGAAGGCATCACCCGCCCGGTGCATCTCTACTGGGGGGCCCGCTCCAAGGCCGACCTCTACCTGCACGACTGGGCGGTGCAAGCGGCAGCGGCCATGCCCACCCTCACCTACGTCCCGGTGCTCTCTGAGGCCAAGCCGGACGACGCCTGGACGGGGCGCACGGGTTTTGTCCACCAGGCTGTGATGGCGGACCTGCCGGATCTCTCGCGCCACCAGGTCTACGCCTGCGGGGCGCCGATCATGGTGGAGTCCGCCCAACGCGACTTTTCGGTGCAATGCGGCCTGCCGGCGGAAGAGTTCTATGCGGACGCATTCACGTCCGAGGCGGACAAGCACCGCGCCTGA
- a CDS encoding NAD-dependent epimerase/dehydratase family protein produces MFASLSHPSRQRRQRLLIIGCGDVGQRVLKLLRGRWQIYALTSQVSRAPALRAAGAIPLVGNLDDPATLGRLAGLADRVLHLAPPTREGHHDDRTRHLLQALSRHTVPLQLVYASTTGVYGDCGGARFDETRPVNPRNDRAWRRVDAEAQLRAWGRRSGCAVTVLRVPGIYALDREGGDPRERVARGVPVLRPEDDVYTNHIHADDLARACVLALLKGRPQRVIHASDHSEMRMGDYFTMVAALAGLPAPARISREQAAGSMSTMQMSFLSESRRLINQRLTRELGLKLRYPTPREALSAAAVSGGDRPASSCT; encoded by the coding sequence ATGTTTGCCAGCCTCTCCCACCCAAGCCGTCAGCGCCGCCAGCGCCTGTTGATCATCGGATGTGGTGATGTGGGGCAGCGGGTGCTCAAATTGCTGCGCGGGCGCTGGCAGATCTACGCGTTGACCAGCCAGGTGTCTCGCGCGCCCGCGCTGCGGGCGGCCGGGGCCATTCCGCTGGTGGGCAATCTGGATGATCCCGCCACGCTGGGGCGTCTGGCCGGCCTGGCGGACCGGGTGCTGCACCTGGCGCCCCCCACCCGCGAAGGCCATCACGACGATCGCACCCGGCATTTGCTCCAGGCCTTGTCTCGCCACACCGTGCCGCTGCAGCTGGTGTATGCCAGTACCACCGGCGTCTATGGAGACTGTGGTGGTGCGCGATTTGACGAAACCCGGCCGGTCAATCCCCGCAATGACCGGGCCTGGCGGCGGGTGGATGCAGAAGCCCAGTTGCGGGCGTGGGGGCGTCGCAGTGGCTGTGCAGTGACTGTGTTGCGGGTGCCTGGCATCTACGCGCTGGATCGGGAGGGCGGAGACCCGCGAGAACGTGTGGCCCGAGGCGTGCCGGTGCTGCGGCCCGAGGACGATGTCTACACCAACCACATCCATGCCGATGACCTGGCCCGCGCCTGCGTGCTCGCCCTGTTGAAGGGGCGGCCCCAGCGGGTGATCCATGCCAGCGACCACAGCGAAATGCGCATGGGCGACTACTTCACGATGGTGGCCGCGCTGGCCGGACTGCCCGCACCCGCACGAATCAGCCGAGAGCAGGCCGCCGGCAGCATGTCCACCATGCAGATGAGTTTCCTGAGCGAGTCCCGGCGCCTGATCAATCAGCGCCTGACCCGGGAACTGGGGCTGAAGCTGCGGTACCCCACGCCCCGTGAGGCGCTGTCAGCAGCCGCCGTCAGCGGCGGCGACCGCCCCGCCAGTAGTTGTACATGA
- a CDS encoding rhomboid family intramembrane serine protease, giving the protein MPFIPPVTKALMLLCVGLFCLFSLARIELAPLKNALALWPLNTGLFNFWQPFTYAFLHGDSLHLFFNMLGLWMFGAELETVWGGKRYAQLLAASALTGAAAQLVFTLIMGTSAPTVGISGALFGLLLSYGLMFPDRVIMPLFPPIPMKAKVFVAIFGALELLLGISGATGIAHFAHLGGMLGAWLMYNYWRGGRRR; this is encoded by the coding sequence ATGCCATTCATTCCTCCGGTCACCAAAGCACTGATGCTCTTGTGCGTCGGCTTGTTCTGCCTATTCTCCCTCGCCCGGATTGAACTGGCGCCATTGAAAAATGCCCTGGCGCTCTGGCCTCTGAACACAGGCCTGTTCAATTTTTGGCAGCCCTTCACCTACGCCTTCCTGCACGGCGACTCCCTTCACCTGTTCTTCAACATGCTCGGCCTGTGGATGTTCGGCGCCGAGCTGGAGACCGTGTGGGGCGGCAAGCGCTACGCGCAGCTGCTGGCGGCCAGTGCCCTGACGGGCGCAGCGGCCCAACTGGTCTTCACCTTGATCATGGGCACGTCTGCACCCACCGTCGGCATCTCTGGGGCGCTGTTCGGGCTGCTGCTGTCCTACGGGCTGATGTTCCCGGACCGCGTGATCATGCCGCTGTTCCCCCCCATCCCGATGAAGGCCAAGGTGTTCGTGGCCATCTTCGGTGCGCTGGAACTGCTGCTGGGCATCTCGGGCGCGACCGGCATTGCCCACTTCGCCCACCTGGGCGGCATGCTGGGGGCATGGCTCATGTACAACTACTGGCGGGGCGGTCGCCGCCGCTGA